gttaTATTTGCCTGTTGTTGTTATTGAAGTCAGATCTATCACATATTGCCTATTTCAAAAAGACTGTATCGTCATAAAGTCTataaaaacgttattaaaatacGTACAACATATTTATGTTggcattttataaatgaaagaaggaaataatttaagtaggtattaagaGCTTGCGGTTTGTATCACTTCTTACTTTCTTTGTGATTGCCGCTTTGTTTGCGGTACGTAGAGACTATAGATTTGATATACTGGAGgtgtatatagatatatatttatatttatatttatagaaaacattttttctttttgtagagataaataattaaacattttattgcttTGATCTTTGCCCGGTTTTGCTTTCATAGCACTTATTAGTCGGCAGTAAGAATGCAGTAAAAACTGTTGCAGGCGTTTGGTTATACGGTGAATACAGAACGGCCTTGGCCATCTATTGGATTTTCATAACGAGTAATTACTATTACTACTAATtacattgaataaaatttttgttccTACTGTAAAATATTTCCTAATTATTGTCTGCTGTTGAATGAAACTACAAACACTAGCAGTAATTAGGCATGTTTATAATGCTATACTATATGGACAAGCGCAATGACACCGAATGTAAAGGTATTTATATGGAACAAAATGAGGATCTACCTTCTGTTTAAGTATTTCCGTTGCAGTTGGGTGGGAGGAAGCGAAGGGAAATGACGAATGATGTTCTACGCTAAATAATGCACGGTCTCGTTTTTACAACTGCAAAAGAAGAAAGTATATTATTGTGATGGTAAGCCCCCTGGGCTTGGTAAAATGATGCTTGTCTTTATGTCTTATTCTATCTTTGCGTCTCCAATTAGTGATCAGCTTGTCGTAGTTCTCTTTATCCTCCTTTATATTTCCCTGCAGccaattttttttgttccagCGACGTTGAACATGATAAGTTGAAGCAAATCTAACCAAAGATGTCGCAAAAAAAAGCCCAACCCAATATATTTCGGCTCTTCTTATCATATTGAAACCCTAGGATTGGTCACTTTCTGAGTCCAGTTGAATCctttaaatgattatttgtgCCTGCCTGTGTTGCTTCGcatgtattataataatgtagaaACTATTTcagctaaaataaatatttacagaaaaaaaaataccgttcGCAAAGcatgaaaaatacaatttcattcCTGTAAACGCCGGAAAACGTTCCAAAATTGCGATAAAAAGTTTTTGTCATAGGAGCCATCATCGTAAAGGATTCATTAGTAACACTTTTTGGAATAAACCCATTTAAAAAGCTTAGAATAAAGAATAAAGTAATTCACAAGCCACTGGTTTCTAAATGCACTGCTTGTGGAGGCGGAACAGAACAAACTCCTTTTCAGTTTAGATTGTCCTTTTTATTTACCTTGAATATCTCACCCTTTTCAAAATCAAGatgaagcaaataaaaaaacaatacttttcctcaaattatttcaaatcatattaaaaaaatatataagctttttaaattcttatttgcAAGTTCCCTCTTCATTAATTTGAACTTAATCAAGTCTTTAAAAGTTTTCTGAAACAAGATTTTTTAGGCTTGAAATAAGAGTCATCCATAaagtttcaatacattttaatatttatttataataaaataattcttttaatCTTAAAACTACATCAGATCTTACTATAAACCAATACTATCATACAATCATACAATTTTTGAGACTAGACAGCGATATCTAACTGAGATATGGGATagagaaatataaaactgtGAGTGAGTAACATTACATATAACGTGCTTAAGGGGTAGCTACACaatattcacatttataaaatataaaaagcgaAATCTGAAACTAACCTTTAGTTTTGACTTTCAAGTTAAAATGGACGCTCCATTTAAATCACCAACGAATAAAGtcattacaaacaattttacttttctacTTTTTTTCAACTAGgtgaaatcagtttttttttaacgtatttgtgtattattttctaGATAACCCTTAAACACTcacctttaaataataatatatctgttATTATGTACAGCAAAAACAATCGTTACTTTATAGCACCATTGTGATCCAACTTCATTTCAcctgataaaaatatgattttaaaagtaaaataccaacatgaccttaaaaaaataactggaaataaaatgttttttttattaaaatgagtaAGTAGTTAAAAAAAGGCCATAATATAGAGAATCTAAAACTGAAATTgccagtattaaaaataagtgtgcATAACGTCTCACAGAAAacttgttcttattttaaacattattttattcataaaaaagtggctttttacaaaattgtcCTTTTCCAGCCATTAACTTTGACCCTAAATGATTACGTTACAATTTGTTTGAAATGAATACagtaattaatagtaaatattcAAGTTATTATGGACCTGTATCAAATGCGGGCTACATACCTATCCACCTATAACACATATACAATACAACATACGTAACAgttctttatttacaaatcatatGAAAATCACGACATacactattataaaaatactgttataaattaacaaattatttacaattataaacatAGTAATCAAGTtacgaaatttcattttttgtatgaaattaacaCTTCATATGTCATGTCTCCACACTAGTGCAAAATATTGTCGGTGCTGGCAAAAACAGCCgtaatataaacacaaaaataattacagttcaGTCGAGTTTTACTGAATCAGTGGGAATATGACGGTATCCAGATGAAATGGAGGCATAACTAAGTCCACAACTATCactttccaaataaaaaaatctcaaactCATTCATACATTTACAAGCGTTTGATACGACTCACAACCTTCGTACTAAAATAGGTTATTTCTTGTCAAGAAACCAATCAGTACATGCACACTTAGTTATGTCCATTTAGCTTTACGAAAGTTTGCCTAAAGCAGAAATATGGTCAATCAGGGACTTCGCTCTTTTGGTGACTTAAATATCACATTCGAACTCCGGTACTCTTTTATTCCTTCCGTCTGGTGCCATTTGGAAGTGATTATCTCTATCCCTTGTCCCCACTCTGGGGAACCCATTGAAACTATTTCTACTGACCAATGGGTTCTCCCGttctctctctctttctctATGAAAACTGGAAGTGGAGAGCTTTCCGTCTTTTCGTTCCGTGAAATTTGTGTCACTAAAGTTTTCTTTGGGGAAATTTCTTTCGTTGAATTCGCCGTCCGAGAAATTTCTGTCGTTAAACGGTACGTCGCGAATGCCAAAGCCTCCCATCCGTGGTGTTCCGATGCCGAACTTGTTTCGAAGTTCCTCATCACGGAAGTTGAATGCTCGGTTCTCGAATTTGGCAGGTCCGGTGGCAAGTCTGTAAAAAATAGGTACCTAAGGTTTATACgtttctattattaaattacgaTTTATAAGTATAAGACTGGTATAACATTACAAAAGAGgttatttgtttgtgtaaaatatAGGCGAGCACTAAACATGAATGAAAAAACTGTACTAACTCTCTAAAACAGCGTCTCTCCCTATCATACTCGGCAGAGAGGCCTTCATCATCGTTGATGATAGCGGAGGGGTCGCTGTACACTGAAGACTCCTGGTAGAAGGAGTCAAGGTCGACGTAGTTGCCCTCGGCGGGCTCATTGTCGAGCAGATGCGCGAGCTGCGCCTTGAGCGCGGCGAAGCTGGGGCGCTGCGCGGGGTCGGCCGCCCAGCACGCGTGCATGGCGCGGTACAGGGCCGGCGAGCAGTGCGCCGGCCGCTCCAGCCGGTAGCCTTCTGTTACTGCAGCCAGTACCTCACGCCCTGACATCGCAGCGTACGGCGTCGACCCTGCACGCACACACATTTGTTACGGATAATCATTCGATTTGATTGAAACCAAAATCAAAGCTTGAAGTAGCCTCGAAGATTGAATATCACGTTCATAAagatattcaaatttaaaatatcaaatcaaaaaggGTCAACTAATGTGGTCACTGACTATTTTGTTCCGCCGTTCTAGAATTGACACACTATTGCtaaatgcaaataattaaaatttaatctatcTTTttcttagttaaaaaataaaataaaagttagctataatataaatctgaaaaaaaggttttaaaatatatactgACCAAGAGTAACAATTTCCCAGAGCAAAATGCCGAAAGCCCACACATCAGTATGTGTACTGTGCACATTGTAGAGCAGAGCTTCGGGCGCCATCCACCGCACAGGCAGAGCGCCCCGCGGGCCCCGCGCCCCGGCCGCTCCCGCTCCGGGCCCACCCGTGGCGCCCCCGGTACCACCCGCTCGGGACATGCCGAAGTCAGCCACCTTGCAAAGCTTATTGTGGTCCACCAGCACGTTACGAGCGGCCAAGTCACGGTGCACAATCTGGAATTGTAAAAAGATCCATAAGTAGCTATCAGTCTCTGTAATTTTACTGTGAACTTTCCTTGCTGACAAAAGTAGCTTTGAGTTGTGCAAAGCCTTATTGCAAGTTCCCAATTAAACAGATGAAGTATTTTaaccataaataattatcgtttaaaaaaaatcatcaaacttACCCCCTTAGAAGCTATATAGTCCATCCCCCGAGCCACACAGTACGCGAACACTGTGAGGTCTCTAGATGTGAGAGCTCCACTCCCGCTGAACCGGTCAGGCCTGGAGCGGCGCTCTCGCAGGTAAGTGAGTAGCTTGCCACACATCACATATTCCATTATTAGGAGATATGGTTCTGGAAACGATATAAAAagatatttgttgtttgttgcaAGTTTAAAATACAAGTGAAGCATAAATGATTAAGATGTGTAAGAACATCAGTGATGcacttgaaataatttataatgctaTGTCGTTCATACCTTGTTCAGTGCAACAGGCAAGTAACGTGACAACATTTGGATGAGTTCCAATTTTCTGCATGATGTATATTTCATGAAGGAGCTCTTGTTTCTCCTTCTGTGAGGCTGTTTCCTTGATACTCTTTACCGCCACCAGCCGCGTCAAGCCATCGTGGCCATTTAGATCGTCTGCCTCAGCTTTCCATACCtagaaaaatgataaaaatcattatagttggaaataaaatgtataaagctTATTAAATTCACAGGTCAAGTGGCGTGCATAGATAAATAGAATCGAATAAAGTTCTTACCTGCCCAAAGTTCCCTTGACCCAAAAGCGTTTGTAAACGCAACTTGTTCCTCGGAAATTCCCACTTTTGATCAGGCTTAGTTGGAGTCGGTATTGGTGGCCGGGCAACTGGCGTTATAGGAGACTCCTTTTTAATATCACCATCCTCAAAGTATCCCTCGTATTCTGTGTCTATCTCTTTGGTCttcttatttaaaacacttcttaaaacaaaagctaCAATGGCTGCTACAGGTAAAAATCCTAGCCCGGCTAAAACATAAGACGCTGTGTAAGTTTTCTCTGCTTCAATAACTACCTCCTCATTCTGTGTTGCTAAATCCTCAGTTTCTTCGCCGTCAGTTCTGTTAACATTTTTACCAGCAACACTTTTGGCTGTAGTACTTGCTACAAACACTGGCTTCGAACTTGATTTGGAAGAAGTTCGTGATGTTACTACGAACGGCTTGAATGCTGGTGTGGTGTCTGGTGCCAACGTTGTCGTTAGAAGAGTAGAAGAGGGAGTCGTAGGCAGTGGAGTTGACACTGGTAGGACTGTAGCTCTCTCAGTAGGCGGTAAAGTCGGACCAGGAGTGGTCGTAGTCGTGCTGGTAGTCGTCGGTCGTCTTCTTCTGTGATTTCTAGATCTTGTGCTATTTGTCGCATTTTCGATATTTCTTTGTCGGAATAAACTCGCTAGTCTCTCTGATATTTTCGATTCAGTTTCGTTTTTGACTAATCCTGCTGATACCTTAGTCGTTTGTTCACTGGGTGGTGATGATACTGTATAAGGGCTAGAATTCGGATTTTCAGTAGTTGTTGTTCTGATACGTATTATGTGTTTCGGTCGATAAATTGAAGGTGAGACTGTAGTTGGGTTAGTTACATTAAGAATTACTGCTTTTGGAGTGGAAGTTACATTCGTTTCGGGGCTCACAGACACTGTGCTATTATCGTCTTTGAGATTTCcatctgttttattttgacCCTTCATGGAAGATGTGATGGATACTGAAGTTACAACTGCCGTGTATACTGATGTTGATGCCTTTTCAGTTGTAGCATTGGTAGGTACCGTGGAAAGTATAGGAGTGTTTTCAGTGCTAGCAGCAGCTGTCACTCTCAGTGGTCGTCTTCTAATATTAGAATAGTTTCTTGTAAAGTTTCTAGGTGTCGCTGACGTGACattgaatttatttgacaaGTTGTCTCTTGTAGTTAAAGTGTTGTTACGCTTTGTTAAAGTGTCTTTACTTGTTGCCGTACCATTTACCTTACTTATGTCTTTTGTTTGGTCAACAGTACTCTGTGTGCTATTTTCTAAGGTTATATCGGTAACATTTGATTGCGTAGCAGTAGCAGTAGTTGGCGACACAGTGCTGGAAAATTTCCTATACGCATTAACTAAGCCGACATGTCGAGCAGGTGCGGGTCCTTTTAcagtatttcttattttattcttctctatatatttctttacaaCTGACACGTCCATGTCCTCATTTATTTCCTCTTCATCAACGCTGGTATTCTTATATTTCTCGGTTGCTGAATATCTTGAATTAAACTTTCGCTTCTCTAATGGTGCAACGATAAAATTTACAGATTTAGTCGACGCTGATAGAGATGGCGAGTTAGTGAGATTATCACTTATAGCTTGCCCACCAAGTTTTTGGCCGAAATACTTAAAAGGTGCTATTTCTTCGACGGGTAACTCAGTTTCCATTGGTCTAAAGTGATTATATATTTCATCAGTCATAAATAATGTCTGGTTATCTTTGTCATTTTCAACTTTAACAAGTTTTGTGTTTTTACTTTCAGTACTGTTTGCTATAGTATTAGATTCAGTTTTTTCTTCCGAATCTTTATTTACTGGTTTGGTTGTAGTTTCTTCTTTCAGGATATCGCTTGTAACTGTCGTATTCTCGACTATAGTAGTATTTTCAGTAGCTTCGCTAACTGCCGTGGCTAGATTTGTGTTCTGTGTAACATTTTCGGTGTCGGAATAGTTAAGTAGATATAATCCGTGATTTGATTCATCAACTTGAAACTCCTCTTCGGGATCCAGTTCAACATCTTTATCGAGGTTTTCGAACTTCTCTGGTGGGACATAAACTATGGTACTCTCAGTGATTTCTGGGCGTTCAGGTATTGTGAAAGCCTTATTAATTGCTTCTCTCCGCCGATTATTAATGAACCCAGCTCTACTTTTGTTCTCCTGGTATAACCTGGGTATAAAGAGATGTCGTATTTCATGCGGCTTGACTTCTTGTTTTAATTCCTTTGATCCATCTGATGTCACAAGCTTTAAAGTCGTTTCTGGCTCATTACTTGAGTTATCAAATGTTATTCTCTTCACTGTAGAGCTAGTTGAATCACGGACTTCCAATTGGAGAAAAGTTGTGTTGGttctgtaaaaagaaaaatataacaaattaatgttaaatcgATGACCTGCCTGATAACCTAACTATAATTAAGCATAGAGTCGATTTAGAAAGACTCAAGACTGGGGTAAATTGTATTCGTGCAACCAAGAATATCAGTTTACCTATTCTGCACCATATCTTTAAATGACATTCAACAAAGTGAGCCATGTTCGTATGTACTCCTTATAAAGCAAACTAACCCACTTCACAATCCCTTCACCACAAAAGACAATACTAACTTGTTAGCCTTATGTGCTAATGACGCTAACGTATTGATATGCGTCGCCAGTCTTTCGTTGAGAAGCTGTCGCCTGCGGGCGGCGAGCAGGGAGAGCAGTTGCGAGTCCCTCGTGGCATTCGCACTGCTCTGCGTCGTTGTCCTCCTACCACCACCTGCAATGGATACAAAATTATGCGTTACAATCgtttgagattattttaaatgtttgaatgtTGGGGTAGTATTTAGGTCAGAATACAATTGTATGATGCATATTgaccaaaaaatgttttattcgtCAAAAGTTTTCACAGCAGCataaactttttcttaataaacaACAGCATCCTAAATGCGTTGTTTGATATAACTacctgttttattattttgtcgtaaatcacaaaaacaatttcgGAAGTTAAACATACATTAAGGCAGAGGTCATTTTTTCAAGTAGGTGCACTTAAAAAAGAGGAACATCCTAAGACCTTGAAACGTGTATAATTACATGATCGGGGGACATCCGAGCAGGCAATTATGTACCATCGTAAGCGACAGATCGCATGATGACCACAATAGATGTAATTGCGTGTAATCAAGTAGCTTTGATCCCGGGGAGCCTTCACCTAGTAAAGATGATATCATGGTTGAGAAAATACTGCTCAGAATTTCTGTTTACTTTGGAGACCTAGGTTGTGATAGTAAATATGAAAAGATATCGCTTCAAATTGTAAGCGATTGCGTATTGGAAATAAGCatcaaatcataataaatgaaCGGTACCCAAGTAACTTTGTGTAAAAGCTTTTAGTATTGAATAtttcgatatattttatttaaaatttaaatcaaaaagaCACTGCAGACCTAAacaatatatgaaaatatacatCCAAAAGAAATGCAACTTATTAAACCTAGCAAcgaaaacatacaataatatagtTCTTTTACCACTTGGTACCTTCAAGTACTAAAACTATCGCCTCCACTTAAAAGCGTGTCATCCATAAACGTTTGCTAACGACACATACGTTTCAATGTCATCACCGACGTTACTGCCTACTCTCACGGCTCGTCGAGTAAAACAATAAGCGTACCACACAATCGACCTTGGCACGGCAGAGCAGAGAAAGTATGCCCATACAAATATGTGTAATCCGCTAATCTTTCTGGTGCCCTGgtacttaatttgtttattatattagccACGCCCAGCGGGTTTACTCGCGTGATTCCCATAAGTATTAAAAGTCGCATCTATTTATGGTTATTTGGATTCTCAATTTTGTTCGAATATTAACGATAGACGAATTCTAGCAAACAGAGTTTGTATATGGGTAGAAAACATATATTTAGTCTTAGAAGCATTAGCACTATATAGCTATTAGCAAaagtaattttacataataaagagAGTGAGATTTAGtatttacctatttttaaagttttgcaaAAACTGACATGATCGTAGAATTGGTTACTGCTACTCAATATGGACAATAGACGTTAAAAAACATTGCTGTCCTTTTTAAtgaatcaattaatattaaagactaATAGCGTCCATTAATTAAACTTAGTTGCTTAAGAACCGTCTACTCACGCatattcatcggcctagcccgactagtttcttaGACCCAAAAGGTCCTTAATTATGACACCATGGCGGGGTTGCGAGTCGAACTGGAGACagcgataaatacgtgtgagtaaaccgttcttAAGCAATAAACTTAACTTCTCAATACGGCTGTGTTTAACTCTAATCACCTTAATGTCTAATACGTTCacataattgaaatgaaactacttttacggattttatcgcggtttaattttagattttagttcccgacgtttcgaaacctttgcaggtatcatggtcacgggcagactgagatggcgttcgtcttgacagaagatgttgctcgttctaccttcatattttaattaattatttgtggtccgacctacgcagtatgagctcactgtgtcttgatgtcttgcagcgctgctcttgggtttggccttgagtttatttattattggatcccaagtaggtgatatcttccagccatcttctctattgaaattagggtgttttttaatctcaatagcctcgcgaaacatcctaggtaggaatttggattctttagcgaggatctgtggttggtcaaatctaatataatggctggaaccttcagcatgttcggcgactgcagacttcgttgagcggcggtgtttgacgtcagctatgtgttctttaacgcgggtccctatgcttcgtttagtttgaccgatgtaagagaggccgcagtcacaatctagtttgtatactcctgcatcttgtagaggtatgtgacacttgacagatggtaaggactggctaatcttcttgggcggcttgaagtatgttttaattgaagctcgcttcaggatgtaaccaatcttgtcagtgactcctctgacatatggtagtacagcaggcaaacgatcaacagtggctggcttcactcggtttctgtgacggggccgtggaacttggagcttgttgtctcgcagtacttgcttgacgtgttgaagctcagcggcaaggtgtctgtcatcacagagtccgtgtgctctctgaaacaaagattttcccacggtagctaactgtttagggtggtggtgagattcaccgtttaagtacctatctgtatgggtcttctttcgatacacggtgtgacttatggtctgatcaggattccttttcaggcaagcaaaaagttactcgtcctaaaaattcatgaaactcgttccgacctacaaaatttaaacaaaaccgttgagatcgtgactaatgatttgaaaacagttttatcaactttcgattttaatacatgcttcgaaaaactaaacaagcgcgaaaacaccaaatatctcgaaagcaaacagaacttaataaataaatatgaaaaattaaattcaaaatcgaacgcgtcaaacaaaacaataaacgaaaacggaacgcgcccgccaaacgtcaaccaatcacgcgcagttataaatctgtcaaaacaaacgttagatccaccgaccgtgcaagtactacaaaaaggtttaaatttcgctgtaacaccgcgtagaataccgtacgaggacattatttgcaatgttgagacttgcctgttcaacaataacgtgaggaaggaagatttggaggcgatacgccaagatatatcatctgttttacgtcgaagtgtagtgcccaaaccaaacctccctaaagccgaacatctcgctttaaagaacctcaaaaacagacaagatgtaactatactccgtgcagataagggaaacgctacggtcgtcatggatacatcggactacaatgctaaaatagaagatctattgtcggacgcaagtacatataaaccagtgaaaactgatcctaccaaaaaggtgttaacaactaccaccgccttggttaagaaacactccgaagcattaagtctagatgttacctacttaatacctacatgcgcaaaaccacctaaactgtatgggttgccaaagatacacaaaccaaacgccccgctacgtcctattgtaagccaaatcgacacaccaacctacagattggctcagcacgtcgcgaaaacactctcaccactcagaggcaacactacagcgtttgtgaaggattcataccactttgtcaatgaga
This is a stretch of genomic DNA from Trichoplusia ni isolate ovarian cell line Hi5 chromosome 6, tn1, whole genome shotgun sequence. It encodes these proteins:
- the LOC113495346 gene encoding uncharacterized protein LOC113495346, translating into MKMRELMRITFVCVCAFLLAVRETRCEDEVSEVEVDGGALRGEDLNEQRKDPKGPLPGGGRRTTTQSSANATRDSQLLSLLAARRRQLLNERLATHINTLASLAHKANKTNTTFLQLEVRDSTSSTVKRITFDNSSNEPETTLKLVTSDGSKELKQEVKPHEIRHLFIPRLYQENKSRAGFINNRRREAINKAFTIPERPEITESTIVYVPPEKFENLDKDVELDPEEEFQVDESNHGLYLLNYSDTENVTQNTNLATAVSEATENTTIVENTTVTSDILKEETTTKPVNKDSEEKTESNTIANSTESKNTKLVKVENDKDNQTLFMTDEIYNHFRPMETELPVEEIAPFKYFGQKLGGQAISDNLTNSPSLSASTKSVNFIVAPLEKRKFNSRYSATEKYKNTSVDEEEINEDMDVSVVKKYIEKNKIRNTVKGPAPARHVGLVNAYRKFSSTVSPTTATATQSNVTDITLENSTQSTVDQTKDISKVNGTATSKDTLTKRNNTLTTRDNLSNKFNVTSATPRNFTRNYSNIRRRPLRVTAAASTENTPILSTVPTNATTEKASTSVYTAVVTSVSITSSMKGQNKTDGNLKDDNSTVSVSPETNVTSTPKAVILNVTNPTTVSPSIYRPKHIIRIRTTTTENPNSSPYTVSSPPSEQTTKVSAGLVKNETESKISERLASLFRQRNIENATNSTRSRNHRRRRPTTTSTTTTTPGPTLPPTERATVLPVSTPLPTTPSSTLLTTTLAPDTTPAFKPFVVTSRTSSKSSSKPVFVASTTAKSVAGKNVNRTDGEETEDLATQNEEVVIEAEKTYTASYVLAGLGFLPVAAIVAFVLRSVLNKKTKEIDTEYEGYFEDGDIKKESPITPVARPPIPTPTKPDQKWEFPRNKLRLQTLLGQGNFGQVWKAEADDLNGHDGLTRLVAVKSIKETASQKEKQELLHEIYIMQKIGTHPNVVTLLACCTEQEPYLLIMEYVMCGKLLTYLRERRSRPDRFSGSGALTSRDLTVFAYCVARGMDYIASKGIVHRDLAARNVLVDHNKLCKVADFGMSRAGGTGGATGGPGAGAAGARGPRGALPVRWMAPEALLYNVHSTHTDVWAFGILLWEIVTLGSTPYAAMSGREVLAAVTEGYRLERPAHCSPALYRAMHACWAADPAQRPSFAALKAQLAHLLDNEPAEGNYVDLDSFYQESSVYSDPSAIINDDEGLSAEYDRERRCFRELATGPAKFENRAFNFRDEELRNKFGIGTPRMGGFGIRDVPFNDRNFSDGEFNERNFPKENFSDTNFTERKDGKLSTSSFHRERERERENPLVSRNSFNGFPRVGTRDRDNHFQMAPDGRNKRVPEFECDI